A genomic window from Pseudophryne corroboree isolate aPseCor3 chromosome 3 unlocalized genomic scaffold, aPseCor3.hap2 SUPER_3_unloc_6, whole genome shotgun sequence includes:
- the LOC134984501 gene encoding zinc finger protein OZF-like isoform X2 has translation MKGEEETYVRGDQQCKEEEIPTDISTADGHTSRNITEGHLMLSLDSEITNYDSRQYSPGANPITPIIHPALSADPSDPGKCSPDHSDIGASVTALRVDTVFPWSIDAKCFTQNTNLITHQPAKAGERPFPCSECGKCFTYKSYLVRHERSHTGDMPYSCSECGKCFAQKLHFVTHQRSHTGEKPYSCSECGKCFSSKYHLVSHQRSHTGEKPYSCSECRKCFARKSHLVIHQRSHTGEKPYSCSECGKCFSSKSDLVIHQRSHTGEKPYSCSECGKCFAHKSHFVIHQRSHTGEKPYSCSECGKCFSSKYQLVSHQRSHTGEKPYSCSECGKCFSSKYQLVSHQRSHTGEKPYSCSECRKCFARKSDLVIHQRSHTGEKPYSCSECGKCFAHKSHFVIHQRSHTGEKPYSCSECGKCFAHKSQFVIHQHAHTGEMPFSCSECGKCFAQKSALVTHQRIHTGEKPYSCSECGKCFAQKSHLVTHQSSYTGEKPFSCSECGKCFAYKSHLVTHQRSHTDEKPFSCCERNKSALVEHIRHYPSTEPFTSSGV, from the exons cagatggacacacaagcaggaatatcacagaaggacatctaatgttatccctggattctgaaataacCAATTATGACAGTAGACAgtattctccaggagctaaccccattaccccaattatacatccagctctatcagctgatccctctgatcctgggaaatgttctcctgatcactctgatattggtgcatctgttacagctctgagagtagatacagtgtttccctggtctatagatgccaaatgttttacacagaacacaaaccttattactcatcagccagctaaggcaggtgagaggccatttccatgttctgagtgtgggaaatgttttacatataaatcatatcttgttagacatgagagaagtcacacaggtgacatgccatattcctgttctgagtgtgggaaatgttttgcacagaaattacattttgttacacatcagagaagtcacacaggtgagaagccgtattcctgttctgagtgtgggaaatgtttttcatcgaaataccatcttgttagtcatcagagaagtcacacaggtgagaagccatattcctgttctgagtgtaggaaatgttttgcacggaaatcacatcttgttatacatcagagaagtcacacaggtgagaagccatattcctgttctgagtgtgggaaatgtttttcatcgaaatcagatcttgttatacatcagagaagtcacacaggtgagaagccgtattcctgttctgagtgtgggaaatgttttgcacacaaatcacattttgttatacatcagagaagtcacacaggtgagaagccgtattcctgttctgagtgtgggaaatgtttttcatcgaaataccaacttgttagtcatcagagaagtcacacaggtgagaagccgtattcctgttctgagtgtgggaaatgtttttcatcgaaataccaacttgttagtcatcagagaagtcacacaggtgagaagccatattcctgttctgagtgtaggaaatgttttgcacggaaatcagatcttgttatacatcagagaagtcacacaggtgagaagccgtattcctgttctgagtgtgggaaatgttttgcacacaaatcacattttgttatacatcagagaagtcacacaggtgagaagccgtattcctgttctgagtgtgggaaatgttttgcacacaaatcacaatttgttattcatcagcatgcgcacacaggtgagatgccattttcctgttctgagtgtgggaaatgtttcgcacagaaatccgctcttgttacacatcagagaattcacacag gtgagaagccgtattcctgttctgagtgtgggaaatgttttgcacagaaatcacatcttgttacacatcagagcagttacacaggtgagaagccattttcctgttctgagtgtgggaaatgttttgcatataaatcacatcttgttacacatcagaggagtcacacagatgagaagccattttcatgctgtgagagaaataaatccgctcttgttgaacacattagacattacccaagtacggaaccatttacatcttctggagtataa
- the LOC134984501 gene encoding zinc finger protein OZF-like isoform X1 yields the protein MKGEEETYVRGDQQCKEEEIPTDISTDGHTSRNITEGHLMLSLDSEITNYDSRQYSPGANPITPIIHPALSADPSDPGKCSPDHSDIGASVTALRVDTVFPWSIDAKCFTQNTNLITHQPAKAGERPFPCSECGKCFTYKSYLVRHERSHTGDMPYSCSECGKCFAQKLHFVTHQRSHTGEKPYSCSECGKCFSSKYHLVSHQRSHTGEKPYSCSECRKCFARKSHLVIHQRSHTGEKPYSCSECGKCFSSKSDLVIHQRSHTGEKPYSCSECGKCFAHKSHFVIHQRSHTGEKPYSCSECGKCFSSKYQLVSHQRSHTGEKPYSCSECGKCFSSKYQLVSHQRSHTGEKPYSCSECRKCFARKSDLVIHQRSHTGEKPYSCSECGKCFAHKSHFVIHQRSHTGEKPYSCSECGKCFAHKSQFVIHQHAHTGEMPFSCSECGKCFAQKSALVTHQRIHTGEKPYSRSRCGI from the coding sequence atggacacacaagcaggaatatcacagaaggacatctaatgttatccctggattctgaaataacCAATTATGACAGTAGACAgtattctccaggagctaaccccattaccccaattatacatccagctctatcagctgatccctctgatcctgggaaatgttctcctgatcactctgatattggtgcatctgttacagctctgagagtagatacagtgtttccctggtctatagatgccaaatgttttacacagaacacaaaccttattactcatcagccagctaaggcaggtgagaggccatttccatgttctgagtgtgggaaatgttttacatataaatcatatcttgttagacatgagagaagtcacacaggtgacatgccatattcctgttctgagtgtgggaaatgttttgcacagaaattacattttgttacacatcagagaagtcacacaggtgagaagccgtattcctgttctgagtgtgggaaatgtttttcatcgaaataccatcttgttagtcatcagagaagtcacacaggtgagaagccatattcctgttctgagtgtaggaaatgttttgcacggaaatcacatcttgttatacatcagagaagtcacacaggtgagaagccatattcctgttctgagtgtgggaaatgtttttcatcgaaatcagatcttgttatacatcagagaagtcacacaggtgagaagccgtattcctgttctgagtgtgggaaatgttttgcacacaaatcacattttgttatacatcagagaagtcacacaggtgagaagccgtattcctgttctgagtgtgggaaatgtttttcatcgaaataccaacttgttagtcatcagagaagtcacacaggtgagaagccgtattcctgttctgagtgtgggaaatgtttttcatcgaaataccaacttgttagtcatcagagaagtcacacaggtgagaagccatattcctgttctgagtgtaggaaatgttttgcacggaaatcagatcttgttatacatcagagaagtcacacaggtgagaagccgtattcctgttctgagtgtgggaaatgttttgcacacaaatcacattttgttatacatcagagaagtcacacaggtgagaagccgtattcctgttctgagtgtgggaaatgttttgcacacaaatcacaatttgttattcatcagcatgcgcacacaggtgagatgccattttcctgttctgagtgtgggaaatgtttcgcacagaaatccgctcttgttacacatcagagaattcacacaggtgagaagccatattcccgtTCTCGGTGTGGGATATAA